A region from the Rheinheimera mangrovi genome encodes:
- a CDS encoding SAM-dependent methyltransferase, with product MTVSITEQCPFQNLRWFDKTCRKLVLNHLSQLHHGAILLVEGQEKTLLGNAKGELQCTLIVLDPDFYQKMMFAGSVGAGESYILGQWRCDNLTVLVQLLARNSSILDKLESAWARLSKPALKLLDWRNRNTKEQSRKNISAHYDLGNAMYQLFLDPSMMYSSAVYETDTCTLEQAQLNKLKSICDKLQLKPTDHLIEIGTGWGSMAIFAARNYGCKVTTTTISREQHDYAAEKIREAGLESQITLLFQDYRDLTGTYDKLVSIEMIEAVGDDFLDQYFAKCSSLLKEDGLMVLQAITIADQRYSHYVKEVDFIKRYIFPGGCLPSIQRMSNAVADYTDLVLRQVQDIGLDYARTLQDWCHNFMASRDKLHQLGYDDQFIRLWHFYLCYCEGGFLERATSAVHLVFTKPMNRNKI from the coding sequence ATGACGGTTTCGATCACCGAACAATGTCCTTTTCAAAATTTACGCTGGTTTGACAAAACCTGCCGCAAGCTGGTGCTGAATCATTTAAGCCAGTTGCATCATGGCGCGATTTTATTGGTCGAAGGTCAGGAAAAAACTTTGCTGGGCAATGCCAAAGGCGAGTTGCAATGTACCTTGATCGTACTGGATCCTGATTTTTATCAAAAAATGATGTTTGCAGGCTCTGTAGGCGCGGGCGAATCTTACATTCTCGGCCAGTGGCGCTGCGATAATTTAACTGTGCTGGTGCAACTATTGGCTCGCAATTCATCCATTCTGGATAAGCTGGAATCGGCATGGGCACGTTTAAGCAAACCAGCTTTAAAGTTGCTGGATTGGCGTAATCGCAATACCAAAGAGCAATCACGCAAAAATATTTCTGCGCATTACGATTTAGGTAATGCCATGTATCAGCTGTTTTTAGATCCAAGCATGATGTATTCCAGTGCAGTGTACGAAACCGACACTTGTACACTGGAACAGGCGCAGTTGAATAAACTCAAATCTATTTGCGACAAGCTGCAGTTAAAACCAACAGATCACTTGATTGAAATTGGCACGGGTTGGGGCAGTATGGCGATATTTGCTGCCCGTAACTACGGTTGCAAAGTAACCACGACGACCATTTCGCGTGAACAACACGACTATGCTGCGGAAAAAATCCGCGAAGCCGGGTTAGAGTCACAAATCACTTTGTTATTTCAGGATTACCGCGATTTAACAGGGACTTACGACAAGCTGGTTTCTATTGAGATGATAGAAGCCGTGGGCGATGACTTCCTGGACCAATATTTTGCCAAGTGTTCAAGCTTACTGAAAGAAGATGGTTTGATGGTATTGCAGGCTATTACCATTGCCGATCAACGTTACAGTCACTACGTCAAAGAAGTCGACTTTATCAAGCGTTACATCTTTCCTGGTGGTTGCTTGCCGTCCATTCAGCGCATGAGCAATGCAGTGGCCGATTACACAGATTTAGTACTGCGCCAGGTGCAGGATATAGGGTTGGATTACGCCCGCACCTTGCAGGATTGGTGTCATAACTTTATGGCGTCACGGGACAAACTGCATCAGCTGGGTTATGACGATCAGTTTATCCGGCTCTGGCACTTTTACTTGTGTTACTGCGAAGGCGGTTTTCTGGAAAGAGCTACCAGTGCTGTACATTTAGTGTTCACCAAACCTATGAACAGGAACAAAATTTAA